A window from Mycobacterium botniense encodes these proteins:
- a CDS encoding PE family protein, with translation MMFVTTQPEALSTAAGNLSAIGSAVSSQNAAAAAPTTSIAPAAADEVSVLTAAQFVAHAQMYQAISAQAAAIHEMFVNTLGTSGLSYAAVEAANASAVG, from the coding sequence ATAATGTTTGTGACTACCCAGCCCGAAGCGTTGTCAACCGCAGCCGGCAATTTGAGTGCTATCGGTTCTGCGGTGAGCTCCCAGAACGCGGCTGCGGCAGCCCCCACAACGAGCATTGCTCCTGCGGCAGCTGATGAGGTGTCGGTGTTAACCGCCGCCCAGTTTGTTGCGCACGCCCAAATGTATCAAGCGATCAGCGCTCAGGCCGCGGCGATTCACGAAATGTTCGTCAATACGCTCGGCACCAGCGGGCTCTCTTATGCGGCGGTCGAAGCTGCCAACGCCTCCGCAGTCGGTTGA
- a CDS encoding PPE family protein, with amino-acid sequence MDFAALPPEINSARMYTGAGSGPLMAAAAAWDGVAAELSSAATSYRGVIAELTDDMWLGPSSMSMSTAAASFAAWMGATAAQAEQTANQIRSAAAAYEAAFAAMVPPPVIEANRALLANLVATNVIGQNTAAIAATEAQYSEMWAQDAAAMFGYAGASAAATKVTPFTPAPHTTNPAGTAAQSAATAHAAASATANTVQSTLSSVPNLLNQLSSGPLASAVSSNIIDPLETLYNSFGGFALGEVGVSFIASGVLYLIFPMIATSLGPLVAALSATPVSAVTPELGAGLGTLAGSSAPAGAAGLGGVSAGLGEAELVGGLSVPPSWGTASPAIRLASAAVPLSGADAAPAAGVGAPGGFFGGLPPMASVVNAPRGNDSYSRGLRSKVLGQQDGGKRGAAAHTRSRATPPQHGTFDKEIATVSGQDLLDQLRGELADLSNERDVLKQTAAFLLEEAGK; translated from the coding sequence CTGGATTTTGCGGCGTTGCCACCGGAGATTAATTCCGCTCGGATGTATACGGGGGCGGGTTCGGGGCCGCTGATGGCGGCCGCGGCGGCCTGGGATGGGGTGGCGGCGGAGTTGAGTTCGGCGGCAACTTCTTATCGGGGGGTGATCGCTGAGCTGACCGACGATATGTGGCTGGGTCCGTCGTCGATGTCGATGAGCACCGCGGCGGCGTCGTTTGCGGCGTGGATGGGTGCTACCGCCGCCCAGGCTGAGCAGACCGCCAACCAGATCAGGTCGGCGGCTGCGGCTTATGAGGCGGCTTTTGCGGCGATGGTGCCGCCGCCGGTGATCGAAGCCAACCGGGCGTTGCTGGCGAATCTGGTGGCCACCAACGTTATCGGGCAGAACACCGCGGCGATCGCGGCCACCGAGGCCCAGTACTCGGAGATGTGGGCCCAAGACGCCGCGGCGATGTTCGGCTATGCGGGTGCTTCGGCGGCTGCGACCAAGGTGACCCCGTTCACCCCGGCGCCGCACACCACCAACCCGGCCGGCACGGCCGCCCAATCGGCCGCGACCGCCCACGCCGCGGCATCCGCCACCGCAAACACCGTCCAGTCAACCCTGTCCAGCGTGCCCAATCTGCTGAATCAACTGTCCTCGGGGCCACTGGCCAGTGCGGTGTCAAGCAACATCATCGACCCGCTGGAAACGCTGTACAACTCGTTCGGCGGTTTCGCATTAGGCGAAGTGGGCGTCAGCTTCATTGCATCCGGCGTGCTGTACCTGATTTTCCCGATGATCGCGACATCGTTGGGCCCGTTGGTCGCAGCGCTGTCGGCGACGCCGGTGTCCGCGGTGACCCCGGAGCTGGGGGCCGGGTTGGGGACTTTGGCGGGTTCGTCCGCGCCGGCCGGTGCGGCGGGTTTGGGCGGGGTCTCAGCGGGTTTGGGGGAAGCAGAGCTGGTGGGGGGGTTGTCGGTGCCGCCGTCGTGGGGTACGGCGTCTCCGGCGATTCGGCTGGCGTCCGCGGCCGTGCCGTTGTCCGGTGCCGATGCTGCGCCGGCCGCCGGGGTGGGCGCGCCGGGAGGCTTTTTCGGCGGTCTGCCGCCGATGGCCAGCGTGGTCAACGCCCCCCGGGGCAACGACTCCTATTCACGGGGATTGCGCAGCAAGGTGCTTGGTCAGCAAGACGGCGGAAAACGCGGCGCCGCCGCGCATACCCGCAGCCGCGCAACGCCCCCACAACACGGCACATTCGACAAAGAAATCGCCACAGTATCTGGTCAAGATTTGCTTGACCAACTGCGCGGAGAGCTGGCCGATTTGAGCAACGAACGCGACGTACTTAAACAGACGGCAGCTTTCTTGCTCGAGGAAGCCGGGAAATAA
- a CDS encoding propanediol/glycerol family dehydratase medium subunit produces the protein MTASAGASERLLTLEELGPAAPGTRPDEVVVAVSPGFATVFTKTITDLPHVDVIRQVLAGIEEQGAPVRIIRVRHSSDLATVAHTAARLSGSGIGVGILSRGTTMIHQRDLPRLSSLELFPQSPLMRLETYRRIGSNAAQYAKGGSPSPVPSMNDPMARPRFQAKAALLHIKETEQVVPKAKPVEVVVRITGAPGA, from the coding sequence ATGACCGCAAGCGCAGGTGCTTCCGAGCGCCTGCTCACACTCGAGGAGCTAGGCCCGGCCGCTCCGGGAACGAGACCCGACGAGGTGGTGGTCGCGGTGTCTCCGGGGTTCGCGACCGTCTTCACGAAGACCATCACCGACCTGCCGCACGTCGACGTGATCCGGCAGGTGTTGGCCGGCATCGAGGAGCAGGGCGCACCCGTCCGGATCATCCGCGTGCGCCACAGCTCGGACCTGGCGACGGTGGCGCACACCGCGGCGCGGTTGAGCGGTTCAGGGATAGGTGTCGGGATCCTGTCGCGCGGCACCACGATGATTCACCAGCGCGACCTGCCTAGACTGTCAAGCCTGGAGTTGTTCCCGCAGTCGCCTCTGATGCGTCTGGAAACCTACCGGCGCATCGGCAGCAACGCTGCCCAGTACGCCAAAGGCGGGTCGCCGTCCCCGGTCCCGTCGATGAACGATCCGATGGCGCGGCCGCGTTTTCAGGCGAAGGCTGCACTGTTGCACATCAAGGAAACCGAGCAGGTGGTGCCCAAGGCCAAGCCGGTTGAGGTCGTCGTCCGCATCACTGGTGCACCGGGTGCATAA
- a CDS encoding propanediol/glycerol family dehydratase large subunit, producing the protein MTASANSADVTQKAPQRRSLRTEVLEARPVNLDGFVEEWPEVGMVAMDSAFDPQPSVRVEDGVIIEMDGKERADFDFIDQFIADNAIDASTAASSMRLTAPEIGRMIVDPNVSRSEVLEITRGLTPAKLLEVAKTLNIVEIMMGIQKMRARRTPANQAHCTSGRDNPLQVACEAAEAVLRGFSELETTLGVVRYAPLVAIALQIGSQVGAGGALTQCALEEATELDLGMRGITSYAETISVYGTETVFVEGGDTPWSKAFLASAYASRGIKMRFTSGTGSEVQMGNAEGKSMLYLEIRCIMVAKGAGVQGLQNGSISCIGVVGAVPAGIRAVAAENLIASLLDLECASGNDQSFSHSPMRRVARLLPQLMPGTDFVCSGYSAVPNYDNMFAGSNMESDDYDDFNTIQRDMQIDGGLRHVGEDDIIEVRMRAARALQAVFDYLNLPPITDAEITAAVYANGSNDLIPRDVLEDLKAAKQVIDRNITGLDLVKALEATGFHEVAENLLTVLRQRVSGDLLQTSAILDDDLKPLSAINDCNDYAGPGTGYRPSGARWEQMKRLRHVTSASNPEQELP; encoded by the coding sequence ATGACTGCGTCGGCTAATTCCGCGGACGTGACGCAGAAAGCGCCGCAGCGCCGGTCGTTGCGCACCGAGGTCCTCGAAGCACGCCCGGTCAATCTCGACGGGTTCGTCGAGGAGTGGCCAGAGGTTGGCATGGTGGCCATGGACAGTGCCTTCGATCCGCAGCCGAGCGTGCGGGTGGAGGACGGCGTGATCATCGAGATGGACGGAAAAGAGCGTGCTGATTTTGACTTCATCGACCAGTTCATCGCTGACAACGCCATCGACGCGAGCACCGCAGCGTCATCTATGCGGCTGACGGCGCCCGAGATCGGCCGCATGATCGTCGATCCGAATGTGTCGAGGTCTGAGGTCCTGGAGATAACGAGAGGGCTCACACCGGCCAAACTCCTCGAAGTGGCCAAGACCCTGAACATCGTCGAGATCATGATGGGCATCCAGAAGATGCGGGCCCGTCGCACACCGGCGAATCAGGCCCACTGCACGAGTGGGCGCGATAACCCGCTGCAGGTTGCCTGCGAGGCGGCGGAGGCTGTGCTGCGAGGGTTCTCGGAGTTGGAGACCACACTCGGTGTTGTCCGTTACGCGCCTTTGGTAGCGATTGCACTGCAGATCGGTAGCCAAGTCGGCGCGGGCGGCGCCTTGACTCAATGCGCCCTCGAAGAGGCCACGGAGCTGGATTTGGGCATGCGCGGCATCACCTCCTACGCGGAAACGATCTCCGTCTATGGAACCGAGACGGTATTCGTCGAGGGCGGTGACACCCCGTGGTCCAAGGCGTTCCTGGCTTCCGCCTATGCTTCCCGCGGTATCAAGATGCGCTTCACCTCCGGCACCGGGTCCGAGGTGCAAATGGGCAACGCCGAGGGCAAATCCATGCTGTACCTCGAGATCCGCTGCATCATGGTGGCCAAAGGAGCTGGGGTGCAGGGACTGCAGAACGGGTCGATCTCCTGCATCGGGGTGGTCGGTGCAGTGCCCGCCGGGATTCGGGCCGTCGCCGCGGAGAACCTCATTGCCTCGCTCCTGGACCTCGAGTGCGCGTCCGGCAACGACCAGTCGTTCTCGCATTCTCCGATGCGGCGGGTGGCGCGGTTGCTGCCGCAACTCATGCCCGGAACTGATTTTGTCTGTTCCGGCTATTCGGCTGTGCCCAACTACGACAACATGTTTGCCGGATCGAACATGGAATCCGACGACTACGACGATTTCAACACGATCCAGCGTGACATGCAGATCGACGGCGGTCTGCGGCATGTGGGCGAGGATGACATCATCGAGGTCCGGATGCGCGCCGCGCGGGCGCTGCAGGCCGTGTTCGACTACTTGAACCTGCCTCCGATCACTGACGCGGAGATCACCGCAGCGGTGTATGCCAACGGCAGCAACGACTTGATTCCCCGTGATGTGCTCGAGGACCTCAAGGCCGCCAAACAGGTGATAGACCGCAATATCACCGGCCTCGACCTGGTGAAGGCGCTTGAGGCCACCGGATTTCATGAAGTGGCCGAGAACCTTTTGACCGTGCTGCGTCAGCGTGTCTCAGGTGACCTGCTGCAGACGTCGGCAATCCTCGATGACGACCTCAAGCCGCTTTCGGCGATCAACGACTGCAACGACTACGCGGGGCCCGGCACCGGTTACCGACCCTCCGGCGCCCGGTGGGAGCAGATGAAACGACTACGGCATGTGACCAGCGCATCCAATCCGGAGCAGGAACTCCCGTAA
- a CDS encoding PE family protein has product MSFVTVQSEMLEAAAEHLAGTGSAVATQNTAAAAPTTGVIPAAADPVSVLTAAQFAAYGQLYQWISSQADEIFSLFVNTVRTSAGSYALTEAANAVVAG; this is encoded by the coding sequence ATGTCTTTTGTCACTGTGCAATCGGAGATGCTGGAGGCGGCTGCGGAGCATTTGGCCGGCACCGGTTCGGCGGTGGCGACCCAAAACACAGCGGCTGCGGCCCCGACGACCGGGGTGATCCCGGCCGCCGCCGATCCGGTGTCGGTGCTGACCGCGGCCCAGTTCGCCGCCTACGGACAGCTCTACCAGTGGATCAGCTCGCAGGCCGACGAGATTTTCTCGCTGTTCGTCAACACCGTGCGGACCAGCGCCGGCTCCTACGCGTTAACCGAAGCGGCCAACGCTGTGGTCGCCGGTTAG
- a CDS encoding PPE family protein, with protein MSGVGFDFGMLPPEVNSGLMYTGAGPQSLMAAAAAWADLARELESAADVCAGVVSRLAGNEWQGPAAASMAAAAIPYTSWLHTTAAHAAQAADHATAAVTAYENAFAATVPPAVVAANRAQLAALVATNVLGHNTAAIAATEAHYAEMWAQDAAAMYGYAAQSAAAARLTPLTTPPTVTTDTGPAHQAAATTHAAAAGTTPATLSQLLSSLPTTLSALATATTSTTGSTTSPLSALVNSLGLNIFSPGSGTSTTGLAGLINLVSGSVPNPVANVMNSSWFSNAIFAGYPFNPEYFLPSIGDLFALGTITGRSLSHLPAASGVGTLGPIASETGSFSPALGGPGALVGNPTADAEVSASVGKATLVGALSAPRSWTRAAPAAGIRLAAAVANPSASMPGVAIGPMGLPAMSMPGAARGNSLSAPQYGPAPRYGFRLTVLPPAPTGDSPVHNEGFSK; from the coding sequence ATGTCCGGGGTGGGTTTCGATTTCGGGATGTTGCCTCCGGAGGTCAACTCCGGACTGATGTATACCGGTGCGGGTCCGCAGTCACTGATGGCGGCCGCGGCAGCGTGGGCTGATCTGGCCCGGGAGCTGGAGTCGGCTGCCGACGTCTGCGCGGGGGTGGTGTCCAGGCTGGCCGGCAACGAGTGGCAGGGCCCCGCGGCGGCGTCGATGGCCGCTGCGGCCATCCCCTACACATCGTGGCTGCACACCACCGCCGCCCACGCCGCCCAAGCCGCCGACCACGCCACCGCCGCCGTCACTGCATACGAAAACGCGTTCGCGGCCACGGTGCCACCGGCGGTGGTGGCCGCCAACCGGGCCCAGCTGGCGGCCCTGGTCGCCACCAACGTGCTGGGCCATAACACCGCGGCGATCGCAGCCACCGAAGCCCACTACGCCGAAATGTGGGCCCAAGACGCCGCCGCCATGTACGGCTACGCCGCCCAGTCAGCGGCCGCGGCCCGGCTGACCCCTCTGACCACCCCCCCGACCGTCACCACCGACACCGGGCCGGCCCACCAAGCCGCGGCAACCACCCACGCCGCCGCCGCCGGCACCACCCCCGCCACCCTGTCCCAACTACTGTCCAGCCTGCCCACCACCTTGAGTGCACTGGCCACCGCAACAACCAGCACCACCGGATCCACCACATCACCACTGAGCGCCCTCGTGAATTCGCTGGGACTCAACATCTTCAGCCCCGGCTCGGGAACGAGCACCACGGGACTGGCTGGGTTGATCAATCTGGTGTCAGGCTCCGTTCCGAACCCGGTCGCCAATGTGATGAACTCGAGCTGGTTCAGCAACGCGATCTTCGCCGGGTATCCCTTCAACCCGGAGTATTTCCTTCCCAGCATCGGAGATCTATTCGCGCTCGGCACCATCACCGGGCGGAGCCTAAGCCACCTGCCGGCGGCTTCTGGTGTTGGCACTTTAGGCCCGATCGCGTCGGAAACCGGCAGCTTCAGCCCGGCTCTGGGCGGGCCGGGCGCGCTGGTCGGGAACCCTACCGCCGACGCCGAGGTCAGCGCCAGCGTTGGCAAAGCCACCCTGGTCGGGGCGCTCTCGGCGCCACGCAGCTGGACCAGAGCCGCTCCGGCGGCAGGGATTCGCCTCGCCGCCGCGGTAGCGAACCCGTCCGCGTCGATGCCAGGTGTCGCCATCGGGCCGATGGGATTACCCGCCATGTCGATGCCGGGTGCGGCGCGCGGCAACAGCCTTTCTGCCCCCCAGTACGGTCCTGCCCCGCGGTATGGCTTTCGCCTCACCGTGCTGCCTCCCGCGCCAACCGGGGACTCACCCGTACACAACGAGGGGTTTAGCAAGTGA
- a CDS encoding WXG100 family type VII secretion target, which translates to MTARFMTDPHQMRAMAGRFDMHAQTVEDEARKMWASSQNIAGNGWSGTAQVTSHDTMGQINQAFRNIVNMLHGVRDGLLRDANNYELQEQASQQLLSS; encoded by the coding sequence ATGACTGCACGATTTATGACTGACCCGCACCAGATGCGAGCGATGGCGGGCCGTTTCGACATGCATGCGCAAACAGTTGAGGACGAAGCCCGCAAAATGTGGGCCTCCTCGCAAAACATCGCCGGCAACGGCTGGAGCGGGACCGCGCAGGTCACTTCGCACGACACTATGGGCCAGATTAACCAGGCGTTTCGCAACATCGTGAACATGCTCCACGGTGTGCGAGACGGATTGTTGCGCGACGCCAACAACTATGAGCTCCAGGAGCAAGCCTCCCAGCAGCTTTTGTCCAGCTAA
- a CDS encoding diol dehydratase reactivase subunit alpha: MQAGRAGGCVVGVDIGNSTTEACVARVGRDGGVEFLGSALTPTTGVKGTTANSAGVVAAVRAALGAARTALAEVTAVLVNEATPVISGLAMETITETIITESTMIGHDPRTPAGVGLGVGVTTLIDALDGVHEGAPIVVVVPSGWDFEDAATAIRECQKRGVDVRAAIVSNDDAVLIVNRLAHPIPVVDEVSRIDAVPLGMVAAVEVAESGRTIRTLSNVYGLATVFGLDAEQTRMVSPVARALSGSRSAVVVRTPGGEVRARSIPAGSLELFGASRRARVAVSQGAEAIMAEVGRVQPLDDVVGEPGTCVGGMISTVRERMAELSGQSPDNIRIRDLLAVDTVIPQQVRGGLAGEVALENAVGLAAMVRTNESGMRLVADAVERDLVALGAASVRTIIGGVEAEVAIRGALTTPGTDIPLAVLDLGGGSTDAAFVGSDGSIRTVHMAGAGDLVTKLIDTELGLDSLEVAEEIKRCPLAKVESFYHVRLEDGTTQFFKDSLPTDTFARVVTLGETGPSPIPGAHSLEQVREVRRSAKRRVFEVNALRALAAIAPGGDLRRIDFVVLLGGSALDFEIPAMITDALAPYGIVCGTGNVRGTEGPRNAVATGLVAGYAEPDAGPRSGVAGRVSARG; the protein is encoded by the coding sequence ATGCAGGCGGGGCGAGCCGGGGGCTGCGTCGTGGGTGTGGACATCGGAAACTCCACCACCGAGGCGTGTGTCGCTCGCGTCGGCCGTGACGGCGGTGTCGAATTTCTCGGCAGCGCGCTGACCCCGACGACCGGCGTCAAGGGAACGACCGCTAACTCCGCGGGCGTGGTGGCGGCGGTACGCGCCGCGCTGGGTGCCGCGCGCACAGCCCTGGCCGAGGTGACGGCAGTGCTGGTCAACGAGGCGACGCCGGTGATCAGCGGCTTGGCTATGGAGACGATCACCGAGACGATCATCACCGAGTCGACGATGATCGGGCATGATCCGCGGACTCCCGCCGGTGTGGGACTCGGGGTTGGTGTGACCACCCTTATCGATGCCCTCGACGGTGTGCACGAGGGTGCTCCCATTGTCGTTGTGGTGCCCTCGGGATGGGATTTCGAAGACGCTGCAACGGCAATTCGCGAGTGTCAAAAGCGCGGGGTGGATGTGCGCGCCGCGATCGTCAGCAATGACGACGCTGTGTTGATCGTCAACCGGCTCGCGCACCCCATCCCGGTTGTCGACGAGGTGTCGCGTATCGACGCGGTGCCACTCGGCATGGTCGCAGCCGTCGAGGTGGCTGAGTCGGGCCGCACCATCCGCACCCTGTCCAATGTGTACGGTCTCGCAACGGTTTTCGGTCTGGACGCGGAGCAGACACGCATGGTCTCGCCGGTGGCGCGGGCACTTTCCGGGAGCCGCTCGGCGGTGGTCGTACGCACTCCGGGAGGAGAAGTGCGTGCCCGGAGCATTCCCGCCGGGTCGCTCGAGTTGTTCGGTGCCAGCCGGCGCGCCCGTGTCGCGGTCTCGCAAGGAGCCGAAGCGATCATGGCGGAAGTTGGGCGAGTGCAGCCGCTCGATGACGTTGTCGGTGAGCCCGGCACCTGTGTGGGCGGGATGATCTCGACCGTGCGAGAACGGATGGCTGAACTGTCGGGACAATCGCCTGACAACATCCGCATCCGTGATCTGCTCGCGGTGGACACGGTCATCCCGCAACAGGTCCGTGGCGGGCTGGCCGGCGAGGTGGCACTCGAAAACGCGGTGGGGCTCGCGGCGATGGTGCGCACCAACGAGAGCGGCATGCGCTTGGTCGCCGACGCCGTCGAGCGCGACCTGGTGGCTCTGGGCGCCGCGAGCGTGCGCACGATCATCGGTGGGGTTGAGGCGGAGGTGGCGATCCGCGGCGCGCTGACCACACCCGGCACCGACATCCCGCTGGCGGTGCTGGACCTGGGCGGGGGATCCACGGATGCCGCGTTCGTCGGCAGCGACGGGTCGATTCGCACCGTGCACATGGCCGGAGCGGGCGATCTGGTCACCAAGCTGATCGACACCGAGCTGGGTTTGGACAGCCTCGAAGTGGCAGAGGAGATCAAGCGGTGCCCCCTGGCGAAGGTCGAGAGCTTCTACCATGTGCGGCTGGAGGATGGCACGACGCAGTTCTTCAAAGACTCGTTGCCGACAGACACTTTCGCGCGGGTGGTAACGCTCGGCGAGACGGGCCCGTCACCGATTCCCGGCGCGCACAGTCTGGAGCAGGTGCGCGAAGTCCGCCGCTCGGCGAAACGACGAGTCTTCGAGGTCAACGCGCTGCGCGCGTTGGCGGCGATCGCGCCGGGCGGCGATTTACGGCGCATCGATTTCGTCGTGTTACTCGGCGGCAGCGCGCTCGACTTCGAGATCCCGGCGATGATCACCGACGCACTCGCGCCGTACGGAATCGTCTGCGGCACCGGCAATGTGCGTGGGACCGAAGGACCACGCAACGCGGTGGCCACCGGTTTGGTGGCCGGATATGCAGAACCCGATGCCGGTCCTCGGTCTGGTGTCGCGGGGCGGGTGAGCGCTCGTGGGTAA
- a CDS encoding glycerol dehydratase reactivase beta/small subunit family protein, with the protein MGKKAPPEMPTIVVINRGAALILREVAAGIEEEGVPCAICDAAVDVAGAVALAYCAARLSRLQVGVGIDEDGLVCVHHVKRPAAEPVAVSVVGSDLSVARRLGHNAARVVVGVPLKADSSATQ; encoded by the coding sequence GTGGGTAAAAAAGCGCCGCCCGAGATGCCCACCATCGTGGTGATAAACCGGGGCGCTGCGCTGATACTGCGGGAGGTGGCTGCCGGGATCGAAGAAGAGGGCGTGCCGTGCGCGATATGCGATGCCGCGGTGGACGTGGCGGGCGCCGTGGCGCTCGCGTACTGCGCTGCTCGCCTGTCGCGCCTGCAGGTGGGGGTGGGCATCGACGAGGATGGGCTGGTCTGCGTGCACCATGTCAAACGGCCGGCAGCGGAGCCGGTCGCGGTCTCGGTGGTGGGCAGCGACCTCTCGGTGGCCCGGCGGCTGGGTCACAATGCGGCGCGCGTTGTGGTGGGGGTTCCGTTGAAAGCTGACTCGTCTGCGACCCAGTGA
- a CDS encoding WXG100 family type VII secretion target yields MSITYQFGDVDAHGATIRAQAMALEAEHQAIVRDVLAAGDFWGGSGSAACQEFITELGRNFQVIYEQANAHGSKVQTAGSNMADTDAAVGSSWV; encoded by the coding sequence ATGTCCATTACTTACCAATTCGGCGATGTCGACGCCCACGGCGCTACGATCCGCGCCCAGGCGATGGCTTTGGAGGCTGAGCACCAGGCTATCGTGCGTGATGTACTCGCTGCCGGGGACTTTTGGGGCGGTTCCGGTTCGGCGGCCTGTCAGGAATTTATCACCGAATTGGGGCGTAATTTCCAGGTGATTTATGAGCAGGCCAACGCACATGGGTCAAAGGTACAAACTGCTGGTTCGAACATGGCGGACACTGATGCGGCTGTCGGCTCCAGCTGGGTCTAA
- a CDS encoding PPE family protein encodes MIAFDFGALPPEVNSGRMYAGAGSGPLMAAAAAWDGVAAELSSAAASYQGVVSELTENRWLGPSSIAMSTAAAPYSSWMSTTATQAEQTANQIRSAAAAYEAAFAATVPPAVIAANRALLAALVATNFLGQNTPAIAATEAQYAEMWAQDAAAMYGYAGASAAATRLTPFTPTPHNTNPAGMPAQAATVSNATAAVSANATPASGLSVPNILSQLSSGSFLSGISSTIDSLETLYNSFTGFALLSPGSEFSATGTLFIIFPMVATAEGPLVAALSASQASAVGSGLTGGLGGTLVGSSAPAAAATGSATLAKVGVSAGFGQASSVGGLSVPPAWGTAAPEIRLASTAVPMSSLNAAPEAAAAGSAATPCGVMPPINGPVGSVVNTPKTSAGTHPRCLRSKVLPPWAVGPNVHGHPAGRPAQPQHRARNTPGSLGERERAELEQLRKELTTLTKKRDLLKRVAVFMIKQAQNKQMLK; translated from the coding sequence ATGATCGCGTTTGATTTCGGCGCATTGCCTCCGGAGGTCAACTCGGGCCGCATGTATGCAGGCGCAGGTTCGGGGCCGCTGATGGCGGCCGCGGCGGCCTGGGACGGGGTGGCGGCGGAGTTGAGTTCGGCAGCCGCCTCCTACCAGGGAGTGGTCTCTGAGCTGACGGAAAACCGGTGGCTGGGGCCGTCGTCGATCGCCATGAGCACCGCGGCAGCACCATATTCGAGCTGGATGAGCACCACCGCCACCCAGGCCGAGCAGACCGCCAACCAGATCAGGTCGGCGGCCGCCGCCTACGAGGCAGCCTTCGCGGCCACCGTTCCGCCCGCGGTGATTGCGGCCAACAGAGCACTGCTGGCGGCGCTGGTGGCCACCAATTTTCTTGGGCAAAACACCCCGGCGATCGCGGCAACCGAGGCCCAATACGCCGAGATGTGGGCCCAGGACGCCGCCGCGATGTATGGGTATGCCGGCGCGTCCGCGGCAGCGACGAGGTTGACCCCGTTCACCCCGACACCCCACAACACCAACCCGGCCGGCATGCCCGCCCAGGCCGCCACGGTGAGCAATGCGACAGCTGCGGTCAGCGCTAACGCCACCCCGGCGAGCGGGTTGAGCGTGCCCAACATACTAAGTCAGCTCTCCTCGGGGTCATTTCTCAGCGGTATCTCAAGCACAATTGACTCGCTGGAAACGCTGTACAATTCTTTCACCGGTTTCGCGCTGTTGTCGCCGGGATCCGAATTCTCTGCTACCGGAACATTATTCATCATTTTCCCGATGGTCGCGACGGCGGAAGGCCCTCTGGTGGCGGCATTGTCAGCATCGCAGGCGTCTGCGGTGGGTTCTGGTCTCACCGGCGGACTGGGAGGCACCCTGGTCGGGTCTTCTGCTCCGGCAGCGGCTGCCACGGGCTCGGCGACCCTGGCCAAAGTTGGCGTATCGGCCGGTTTCGGCCAGGCATCCTCGGTAGGTGGACTATCCGTGCCACCGGCGTGGGGTACCGCAGCTCCGGAGATCCGGCTGGCCTCCACCGCTGTGCCGATGAGCAGTCTCAACGCTGCGCCAGAGGCCGCGGCGGCGGGTTCGGCGGCCACTCCATGTGGTGTGATGCCCCCGATAAATGGCCCAGTGGGCAGCGTGGTCAACACACCGAAGACCAGCGCCGGGACTCATCCGCGGTGTCTGCGCAGCAAGGTGCTCCCGCCGTGGGCTGTGGGACCGAACGTGCACGGACACCCCGCCGGCCGCCCGGCTCAACCCCAACACCGCGCGCGAAACACTCCGGGCAGTTTGGGCGAGCGCGAACGTGCCGAGCTTGAGCAGCTGCGCAAAGAACTCACCACCTTGACCAAAAAGCGCGACCTGCTCAAACGCGTCGCCGTCTTTATGATCAAGCAAGCGCAGAATAAACAAATGCTGAAATAG